The Sphingomonas sanxanigenens DSM 19645 = NX02 genome includes a region encoding these proteins:
- a CDS encoding glycosyl hydrolase family 28-related protein, which translates to MYRGLSGACASVLLFLAAAGTAYASPSVYRTAPDEPAAVKVAGVGDGRADDSAAIQAAIDKAAEKGGGGIVFLPAGTYRITRTIFLWPGVRIFGIGEQRPVILLGRNTPGFQRGVAHMLIFAGARRERDPKDARPVAFPPPGSVPFNKDVPDANPGTFYSALGNIDFRILEGNAAATAIRFHSAQHSFVSHVDFDIGSGLAGLYHVANEAEDLHFRGGRYGILAEKPSPAWPFALVDATFEGQRDAAIREHEAGLTLVNVAIRNTPVGIEIDRGYGDWLWGQDIRFENVSKAGVIISNETNVYTQVGFQNVVAANTPVFARFRDSGKTVAGSGAAYKVASFTHGLTLPGLGRIGDYRTVMKAERIAALPAPSAPSAPAIRALPPVSDWVSVRSLGAKGDDKTDDTAAIQKAIDGNRVVYLPAGFYKVSDTLRLRPDTVLVGLHPSLTQISLPDGTPGFQGVGAPKALVESAKGGDAIVAGVGLNTNGINPRATALLWKAGAGSMVNDVKFQGGHGTNLFDGSRTMPYNNNGTGDPDAAKRWDGQYASLWVTDGGGGTFANVWSPSTFGHPGILISDTETPGRIIQASVEHHVRTEIGLNRVANWELLAPQTEGEGGESGDAVALEIRNSRNILVANFHGYRVTRTRKPAPAAVTLYNSQDIRFRNVHVNGESGLGTCDENGCATFLRLTKFPFENAIRDVTSGLDVREREFAVLDVAAKPEPVAPVSYLDGKVERLADGFYSIGGGAVDAQGRLYFIDRHFQRIWRWSEERKLEIVRDATLDPVNLTIDASGNLLVLSSFGRRGTVYSVTPDAPDTQVTVIAPTPVAPRAGAATVLPVNWWNNGEFKDQLDPATYRFTTLAEMFARDMALPKAQEYASPDGSLVLPAWRVFAQGPSDHRGRRFSDPLDSYGFIQGKPGERVYLTNGSENRTYSGVVGAGGTVTGLKPFAERGGEGVASDGAGRVYVANGQVFVYAADGKEVGRIDVPERPLQILFGGADRKTLYVLAHHGLYAWRMP; encoded by the coding sequence ATGTATCGCGGATTGAGTGGAGCCTGTGCCTCGGTGCTGCTGTTTCTGGCGGCGGCGGGAACCGCTTATGCGTCCCCGTCCGTCTACCGCACCGCGCCCGACGAGCCGGCGGCGGTCAAGGTGGCGGGTGTTGGCGACGGCCGCGCCGATGATAGCGCCGCGATCCAGGCGGCGATCGACAAGGCGGCGGAAAAGGGCGGCGGCGGCATCGTCTTCCTGCCCGCGGGGACCTATCGGATCACCCGCACGATCTTCCTGTGGCCCGGCGTGCGCATCTTCGGCATCGGCGAGCAGCGCCCGGTGATCCTGCTCGGCCGCAACACGCCCGGCTTCCAGCGCGGCGTCGCGCACATGCTGATCTTCGCGGGCGCCCGGCGCGAACGCGACCCCAAGGATGCGCGGCCCGTGGCCTTCCCGCCGCCGGGCAGCGTGCCGTTCAACAAGGATGTTCCCGACGCCAACCCGGGAACCTTCTATTCGGCGCTGGGCAATATCGATTTCCGCATACTCGAAGGCAATGCGGCCGCCACCGCGATCCGTTTCCATTCCGCGCAGCACAGCTTCGTCAGCCATGTCGATTTCGATATCGGCTCTGGGCTCGCCGGGCTCTACCATGTCGCGAACGAGGCGGAGGATCTGCATTTCCGCGGCGGCCGCTATGGCATCCTCGCCGAGAAGCCTTCGCCCGCCTGGCCGTTCGCGCTGGTCGATGCGACCTTCGAGGGGCAGCGCGACGCCGCGATCCGCGAGCATGAGGCGGGGCTGACGCTCGTCAACGTCGCGATCCGCAACACCCCCGTCGGCATCGAGATCGACCGCGGCTACGGCGACTGGCTGTGGGGGCAGGATATCCGCTTCGAGAATGTGTCGAAGGCGGGCGTGATCATCTCCAACGAGACGAATGTCTACACGCAGGTCGGCTTCCAGAATGTCGTCGCCGCCAACACCCCGGTGTTCGCGCGCTTTCGGGACAGCGGCAAGACCGTGGCGGGCAGCGGCGCGGCTTACAAGGTCGCCTCCTTCACCCATGGCCTGACCCTGCCCGGCCTCGGCCGCATCGGCGATTACAGGACCGTGATGAAGGCCGAGCGCATCGCCGCGCTGCCCGCGCCGTCCGCGCCGTCCGCGCCGGCAATACGCGCGCTGCCGCCGGTGTCGGACTGGGTGAGCGTGCGCAGCCTCGGTGCGAAGGGCGACGACAAGACCGACGATACCGCCGCGATCCAGAAGGCGATCGACGGCAACCGCGTCGTCTATCTGCCCGCCGGCTTCTACAAGGTCAGCGACACGCTGCGGCTGCGGCCGGACACGGTGCTGGTGGGGCTCCACCCCAGCCTGACACAGATCTCGCTGCCCGATGGCACGCCCGGCTTCCAGGGCGTCGGCGCGCCGAAGGCCCTGGTCGAGAGCGCGAAGGGGGGCGATGCGATCGTCGCCGGCGTCGGGCTCAACACCAATGGCATCAATCCGCGCGCGACAGCGCTGCTGTGGAAGGCCGGCGCCGGTTCGATGGTCAACGACGTCAAGTTCCAGGGCGGCCACGGCACCAACCTGTTCGACGGCAGCCGGACGATGCCCTACAACAACAATGGCACCGGCGATCCCGATGCGGCGAAGCGCTGGGACGGGCAATATGCCAGCCTGTGGGTAACCGACGGCGGCGGCGGCACCTTCGCCAATGTCTGGAGTCCCAGCACCTTCGGCCATCCCGGCATCCTGATTTCGGACACCGAGACGCCGGGCCGGATCATCCAGGCCTCGGTCGAACATCATGTCCGCACCGAGATCGGCCTCAACCGCGTCGCCAACTGGGAATTGCTGGCGCCGCAGACCGAAGGCGAGGGGGGTGAAAGCGGCGATGCGGTGGCGCTGGAGATCCGCAACTCGCGCAACATCCTCGTCGCCAACTTCCATGGCTATCGCGTCACCCGCACCCGCAAGCCGGCGCCCGCGGCGGTCACGCTCTACAATTCGCAGGATATCCGCTTTCGCAACGTCCATGTGAACGGCGAGAGCGGACTCGGCACCTGCGACGAGAATGGCTGCGCCACCTTCCTGCGGCTGACCAAATTCCCGTTCGAGAACGCGATCCGCGACGTCACCAGCGGGCTCGACGTGCGCGAGCGCGAGTTCGCGGTGCTCGACGTGGCCGCGAAGCCCGAACCGGTAGCGCCGGTCAGCTATCTCGACGGCAAGGTCGAGCGGTTGGCGGATGGCTTCTATTCGATCGGCGGCGGCGCGGTGGACGCGCAGGGCCGGCTCTATTTCATCGACCGCCACTTCCAGCGCATCTGGCGCTGGTCCGAGGAGCGCAAGCTCGAGATCGTGCGCGATGCCACGCTCGATCCGGTCAACCTGACGATCGACGCGTCAGGCAATCTGCTGGTGCTGTCCTCGTTCGGGCGCCGCGGCACGGTCTACAGCGTCACCCCCGACGCGCCCGACACCCAGGTTACGGTGATCGCGCCGACTCCGGTGGCGCCCCGCGCGGGCGCGGCGACGGTGCTGCCGGTCAACTGGTGGAACAATGGCGAGTTCAAGGATCAGCTCGATCCCGCGACCTATCGGTTCACCACCCTCGCAGAGATGTTCGCGCGCGATATGGCGCTGCCCAAGGCGCAGGAATATGCCTCGCCGGATGGATCGCTGGTGCTGCCGGCATGGCGTGTGTTCGCGCAGGGGCCGTCCGACCATCGCGGGCGGCGCTTCTCGGACCCGCTCGACAGCTATGGCTTCATCCAGGGCAAGCCGGGCGAGCGCGTCTATCTGACCAACGGCTCGGAGAACCGCACCTATAGCGGTGTTGTCGGCGCGGGCGGCACGGTGACCGGGCTCAAGCCTTTTGCCGAACGCGGCGGCGAGGGTGTGGCGAGCGATGGTGCCGGCCGCGTCTATGTCGCGAACGGGCAGGTGTTCGTCTATGCGGCGGACGGCAAGGAAGTCGGCCGCATCGACGTGCCCGAACGCCCGCTGCAGATCCTGTTCGGCGGCGCCGACCGCAAGACGCTGTATGTGCTGGCGCATCACGGGCTCTATGCATGGCGCATGCCCTGA
- a CDS encoding TonB-dependent receptor plug domain-containing protein — MKATIGTCRHLAGVSFAALIAITFSGAAHAQEAPAPAPQQTDTVTVADEAPDTGAQERQNADIIVTGSRITTSGFNAPTPTTVIGAEQIANNAQPNIFNTIAQLPSLQGSTGAATGTFSTSSGQQGLSSFSLRGLGTIRTLTLLDGQRVVGANVTGVPDISLFPQLLIQRVDVVTGGASASYGSDAVGGVVNFITNTKFEGFKGNIQGGITDYKDNQQVLIQGAWGKSFGRLHVIVSGEYDHEEGVGPGNFGTDLAGDRDWYRATTLVNTGVLNSNNPQYLYRDFGQPYQYAKYGLINTGPLQGIAFDAAGNPYNFAYGSNGTPARNAAGNVNGCFVGFCVGGDMSGHVGSGTSLQSALERINGFTRIAYEFAPDNELYATVNIARVKTNNQPNPGAARTDLTVQCSNPYLPESVATACATAGITNFRYGLSNAILPNIQVYTNRRQYRFVAGAKGKIASNWNYDAYYEHGINITDIDVENIMLNRRYNQAADAIRLNGEIVCRDPVARANGCAPINIFGNNIPSTAALAYITPENGPFQHTKQTQDVASLNISGSPFELWAGPLSVAFGGEYRREYYRVNADPYGAGVMDASPNSAEYPADPLLNAVDGSNWYAGNYKNGRGRYEVVEGFVEVDVPLIDSEGAGRANINGAARVTDYSTSGTVWSWKVGGTWDTPLDGFRLRAVTSRDVRAPNLSELFAAPVTTTVPNFTDPRGSGQQVLIIQNTVGNPDLRPEIARNTEVGAVLSNPPWLPGFSLSFDYYKIKLEGVISSLSAQQIVNLCFLEGITSTCGAFDLDSDFKFVNVQSFNLASIKTDGFDIEASYQWRRPLGLDGSLTVRALATHVRKFVTDPGIPGTIPVDTAGNNTGATPDWKWLAIQTYENDQFSFTVQERWFSSGTFGNQYIECQAGSCPASTQNNPTIDYNRMKGAFYVDIGGSYNLNEQVRFYFKVDNLFDRDPEASPQTNTGLDVNPALYDTLGRTYRAGLRFSF, encoded by the coding sequence ATGAAGGCGACGATCGGAACCTGCCGACATCTTGCAGGTGTCAGCTTCGCGGCATTGATAGCGATCACATTCAGCGGCGCGGCGCATGCGCAGGAGGCGCCCGCGCCGGCTCCGCAGCAGACCGACACGGTGACGGTTGCCGACGAGGCGCCCGATACGGGGGCGCAGGAACGGCAAAATGCCGACATCATCGTCACCGGATCGCGCATCACCACGAGCGGATTCAACGCGCCGACGCCGACCACCGTGATCGGGGCCGAGCAGATCGCCAACAATGCGCAGCCCAACATTTTCAACACGATCGCGCAGCTGCCCTCGCTGCAGGGCTCGACCGGCGCCGCCACGGGTACGTTCAGCACGTCGAGCGGCCAGCAGGGCCTCAGCTCCTTCTCGCTGCGCGGCCTCGGCACGATCCGCACGCTGACCCTGCTCGACGGCCAGCGCGTGGTCGGCGCCAACGTCACCGGCGTGCCCGATATCAGCCTGTTCCCGCAACTGCTGATCCAGCGCGTCGACGTGGTGACGGGCGGCGCCTCGGCCTCCTACGGATCGGATGCGGTGGGCGGTGTCGTCAACTTCATCACCAACACCAAGTTCGAAGGCTTCAAGGGCAACATCCAGGGCGGCATCACCGACTATAAGGACAATCAGCAGGTCCTGATCCAGGGTGCCTGGGGCAAGTCCTTCGGCCGGCTGCATGTGATCGTCAGCGGCGAATATGATCATGAGGAAGGCGTGGGGCCGGGCAATTTCGGCACCGACCTTGCCGGGGATCGCGACTGGTATCGCGCGACGACGCTCGTCAACACCGGCGTGCTCAACAGCAACAACCCGCAATATCTGTACCGCGATTTCGGCCAGCCCTATCAATATGCCAAATATGGCCTGATCAACACGGGGCCGCTGCAGGGCATCGCGTTCGATGCCGCTGGGAATCCCTATAATTTCGCGTACGGCTCCAACGGCACGCCGGCGCGCAATGCAGCCGGCAACGTCAATGGCTGCTTCGTCGGCTTCTGCGTCGGCGGCGACATGTCCGGGCATGTCGGCTCGGGCACCTCGCTGCAGTCCGCGCTGGAGCGCATCAACGGCTTTACCCGCATCGCCTATGAGTTCGCGCCGGACAATGAACTCTATGCGACCGTCAACATCGCGCGGGTGAAGACCAACAACCAGCCCAACCCGGGTGCCGCGCGCACCGACCTGACCGTCCAGTGCAGCAATCCCTACCTGCCGGAATCGGTTGCGACGGCCTGCGCGACCGCGGGCATCACCAACTTCCGCTATGGCCTGAGCAACGCGATCCTGCCCAACATCCAGGTTTACACCAACCGCAGGCAGTATCGCTTCGTCGCGGGTGCCAAGGGCAAGATCGCGAGCAACTGGAACTACGACGCCTATTATGAGCATGGCATCAACATCACCGACATCGATGTCGAGAACATCATGCTCAACCGCCGCTACAACCAGGCGGCGGACGCGATCCGGCTGAACGGCGAGATCGTCTGTCGCGATCCGGTGGCGCGGGCCAATGGTTGCGCGCCGATCAACATCTTCGGCAACAACATCCCGTCGACGGCGGCGCTCGCCTATATCACCCCCGAGAACGGCCCGTTCCAGCACACCAAGCAGACGCAGGATGTTGCCAGCCTCAACATCTCGGGCTCACCCTTCGAACTGTGGGCGGGGCCGTTGTCGGTGGCGTTCGGTGGCGAATATCGCCGCGAATATTATCGGGTCAACGCCGATCCCTATGGCGCGGGCGTGATGGATGCGAGCCCCAACAGCGCCGAATATCCCGCGGACCCGCTGCTCAACGCGGTGGATGGCAGCAACTGGTATGCCGGCAACTACAAGAATGGCCGCGGCCGATATGAGGTGGTCGAAGGCTTCGTCGAGGTCGATGTCCCGCTGATCGACTCAGAAGGCGCAGGGCGCGCCAACATCAACGGCGCGGCGCGCGTGACTGATTACAGCACCTCCGGCACGGTCTGGTCGTGGAAGGTGGGCGGCACCTGGGATACGCCGCTCGACGGGTTCCGCCTGCGCGCGGTGACGTCGCGCGACGTTCGGGCGCCCAACCTTTCCGAGCTGTTCGCCGCGCCGGTGACGACCACCGTTCCCAACTTTACCGACCCGCGCGGCAGCGGTCAGCAGGTGCTGATCATCCAGAACACGGTCGGCAACCCCGACCTGCGGCCCGAGATCGCGCGCAACACCGAAGTCGGCGCGGTGCTCTCCAATCCGCCCTGGCTGCCGGGATTCAGCCTTTCCTTCGACTATTACAAGATCAAGCTCGAGGGGGTGATCTCCAGCCTGTCGGCGCAGCAGATCGTCAACCTCTGTTTCCTCGAAGGCATTACCTCCACCTGCGGCGCCTTCGACCTCGACAGCGATTTCAAGTTCGTCAACGTCCAGTCGTTCAACCTCGCCTCGATCAAGACCGACGGCTTCGACATCGAGGCGAGCTATCAGTGGCGCAGGCCGCTGGGGCTGGACGGGTCGCTGACCGTGCGTGCCCTCGCCACCCATGTCCGCAAGTTCGTGACCGACCCCGGCATTCCCGGCACCATCCCGGTCGATACTGCCGGCAACAACACCGGCGCGACGCCCGACTGGAAGTGGCTGGCGATCCAGACCTACGAGAACGACCAGTTCAGCTTCACCGTGCAGGAACGCTGGTTCTCCAGCGGCACCTTCGGCAACCAGTATATCGAATGCCAGGCGGGAAGCTGCCCGGCATCGACCCAGAACAATCCGACGATCGACTATAATCGCATGAAGGGCGCCTTCTATGTCGATATCGGCGGCTCCTACAACCTCAACGAGCAGGTGCGCTTCTACTTCAAGGTCGACAATCTGTTCGATCGCGATCCGGAGGCGAGCCCGCAGACCAACACCGGCCTCGACGTGAACCCGGCGCTCTACGACACGCTGGGGCGGACGTATCGCGCAGGCCTTCGCTTCAGCTTCTGA
- a CDS encoding glycosyl hydrolase family 28-related protein, which translates to MMARSMMAALLAATALGGGGPAWAAGESVFPVAPDEPRAVTVKARGDGRSDDSEALQQAFNEARDATGHGIVFLPAGTYRITRTLTVPAGVRVYGVGQKRPVILLAPNTPGFQQGVSTMIVFAGGDQYNVGQVPVPVPTVVPRDKVVRDANSGTFYSSMSNVDIEIGAGNPAAAGVRFRMAQHAFLSHMDFRLGSAFAGVYQSGNVIENVHFHGGRYGIVTEKTSPAWQFTLLDSSFDGQRDAAIREHEVDLTLVNVSIRDTPVGIEIDRGYGDSLWGKDVRFENVSKAAVIISNENNVFTQVGFENALASNSPVFARFRDSGKTISGKGRAYKVSSFSYGLAIPDLGHTGSYATEAKIEALPAMPAPRTPAIRDLPAMAQWVNVKSLGVVGDGKTDDTAAIQKAIDGQRILYFPAGFYKVTDRLTLRPDTVLIGLHPALTQLYIPDGNPNHAGLGAVLPILETPRGGDNILSGLGLFTGRINPRAAALLWRSGETSLVEDVKIMGGGGTPTSDGKPLGSLSARSGDPVSDGRWDAQYPSIWVTDGGGGTFADVWSPNTFAQAGFYITDTSTPGHVYEMSVEHHARNEFVLDNVQNWEFLAPQTEQEVGDGPNAVSLEIRNSRNLLFANYHGYRVTRSYAPAESAVKLINSSDIRFRNVHINAESGYATCDDEGCGTFLRASKYPFDNAIEDVTRKLFVREREFASLDIGAADRRIAPPPASSARVSKLEDGFWSISGAAVDAAGALYFIDRRFQRIHRWTEGKGLEIVRDHALDPVNLAVDASGHLLVLSSLGPKGGVYSFDPAAPQDKITLIPPTPARGAAAATTLLPVNWWNNGEFRDQLDHKTYEFTTLAEMFARDVGTPKAQEYVSPDGSLSLPAFRVWQQGPIDHVGWRWSDGLNANGLVGAKPGERLFVTNGSENVTYSGKVGPGGTLTDLKRFANRGGESVAVDGQGRVYVANGQVFVYDPNGKEVGRIDVPERPLQILFGGAGGRTLFILTHHALYSARP; encoded by the coding sequence ATGATGGCACGCAGCATGATGGCGGCGCTGCTGGCGGCAACCGCGCTCGGTGGCGGCGGACCCGCATGGGCGGCTGGAGAGTCGGTGTTTCCCGTGGCGCCCGACGAGCCGCGTGCCGTGACCGTGAAGGCGCGGGGCGACGGCCGCAGCGATGATAGCGAGGCGTTGCAGCAGGCGTTCAACGAGGCGCGGGACGCAACCGGCCACGGCATCGTCTTCCTGCCCGCCGGCACCTATCGCATCACCCGCACCCTGACGGTGCCAGCCGGCGTTCGCGTCTATGGCGTGGGCCAGAAGCGTCCGGTGATCCTGCTCGCGCCCAACACGCCCGGTTTTCAGCAGGGCGTATCGACGATGATCGTCTTCGCCGGCGGCGACCAGTACAATGTCGGGCAGGTGCCGGTGCCGGTGCCGACGGTGGTGCCGCGCGACAAGGTGGTGCGCGACGCCAATTCGGGCACCTTCTATTCGTCCATGAGCAATGTCGACATCGAGATCGGCGCGGGCAATCCCGCCGCCGCAGGCGTGCGCTTCCGCATGGCGCAGCATGCCTTTCTCAGTCACATGGACTTCCGCCTGGGATCGGCCTTCGCCGGCGTCTATCAATCCGGCAACGTCATCGAGAATGTCCATTTCCATGGCGGCCGCTACGGCATCGTCACCGAGAAGACCTCGCCCGCCTGGCAGTTCACCTTGCTCGATTCCAGCTTCGACGGGCAGCGCGATGCTGCGATCCGCGAGCATGAGGTGGACCTGACATTGGTCAATGTCAGCATCCGCGACACGCCGGTGGGGATCGAGATCGATCGCGGCTACGGCGACTCGCTGTGGGGCAAGGATGTGCGCTTCGAGAATGTCTCGAAGGCGGCCGTCATCATCTCCAACGAGAACAACGTCTTCACCCAGGTCGGCTTCGAGAATGCGCTGGCCAGCAACAGCCCGGTGTTCGCGCGCTTCCGCGACAGCGGCAAGACGATCTCCGGCAAGGGGCGCGCCTACAAGGTCTCCTCCTTCTCCTATGGCCTCGCCATCCCCGATCTCGGCCACACCGGCAGCTACGCCACGGAAGCGAAGATCGAAGCGCTGCCCGCCATGCCCGCGCCGCGCACGCCGGCGATCCGCGATCTGCCGGCGATGGCGCAATGGGTGAATGTGAAGTCGCTGGGCGTGGTGGGCGATGGCAAGACCGACGATACGGCCGCCATCCAGAAGGCGATCGACGGCCAGCGCATCCTCTATTTCCCGGCCGGCTTCTACAAGGTGACCGATCGGCTGACCCTGCGGCCGGATACGGTGCTGATCGGCCTGCACCCCGCGCTGACGCAGCTCTACATCCCGGACGGCAACCCGAACCATGCCGGGCTCGGCGCGGTGCTGCCGATCCTCGAAACGCCGCGCGGCGGCGACAACATCCTCTCCGGCCTCGGCCTGTTCACCGGTCGCATCAACCCGCGCGCCGCCGCCCTGCTGTGGCGATCGGGCGAGACCAGCCTTGTGGAAGACGTGAAGATCATGGGTGGCGGCGGCACGCCGACCTCGGACGGCAAGCCGCTGGGATCGCTTTCCGCGCGCAGCGGCGATCCGGTGTCGGATGGGCGGTGGGACGCGCAATATCCCAGCATCTGGGTGACGGATGGCGGCGGCGGCACCTTCGCCGATGTGTGGAGCCCCAACACCTTCGCGCAGGCCGGCTTCTACATCACCGACACCAGCACGCCCGGCCATGTCTACGAGATGTCGGTCGAGCACCACGCGCGCAACGAGTTCGTGCTCGACAATGTCCAGAACTGGGAATTTCTGGCGCCGCAGACCGAGCAGGAAGTGGGCGACGGCCCCAATGCGGTGTCGCTGGAGATCCGCAATTCGCGCAACCTGCTGTTCGCCAATTATCACGGCTATCGCGTGACGCGCAGCTATGCCCCGGCGGAAAGCGCGGTGAAGCTGATCAATTCCAGCGACATCCGCTTCCGCAACGTCCACATCAACGCCGAAAGCGGCTACGCCACCTGCGACGACGAGGGCTGCGGCACGTTCCTGCGCGCGAGCAAATATCCGTTCGACAATGCGATCGAGGATGTGACGCGCAAGCTGTTCGTCCGCGAGCGCGAGTTTGCCAGCCTCGACATCGGTGCCGCAGACCGTCGCATCGCGCCGCCTCCCGCCAGCAGCGCGAGGGTGAGCAAGCTGGAGGATGGTTTCTGGTCGATCTCGGGCGCCGCGGTCGACGCCGCCGGCGCGCTCTACTTCATCGATCGCCGCTTCCAGCGCATCCACCGCTGGACCGAGGGCAAGGGGCTGGAGATCGTGCGCGATCATGCGCTCGATCCGGTCAACCTCGCGGTCGATGCCTCAGGCCATCTGCTGGTGCTGTCGTCGCTCGGTCCCAAGGGCGGGGTCTATTCCTTCGATCCGGCCGCGCCACAGGACAAGATCACATTGATCCCGCCGACGCCGGCGCGCGGCGCTGCCGCGGCGACGACGCTGCTGCCGGTCAACTGGTGGAACAATGGCGAATTCCGCGACCAGCTCGATCACAAGACCTATGAGTTCACGACGCTTGCCGAGATGTTCGCGCGCGATGTCGGCACGCCCAAGGCGCAGGAATATGTCTCGCCCGATGGCAGCCTCTCGCTGCCCGCGTTCCGCGTCTGGCAGCAGGGGCCGATCGATCATGTCGGCTGGCGCTGGTCGGATGGGCTGAACGCCAACGGCCTGGTCGGCGCGAAGCCGGGCGAGCGGCTGTTCGTCACCAACGGTTCCGAGAACGTCACCTATAGCGGCAAGGTCGGCCCCGGTGGCACGTTGACCGACCTGAAGCGCTTCGCCAACCGAGGTGGAGAAAGCGTCGCGGTGGATGGGCAGGGGCGCGTCTATGTCGCGAACGGGCAGGTGTTCGTCTATGATCCGAACGGCAAGGAAGTGGGGCGGATCGATGTTCCCGAACGGCCGCTGCAGATTCTGTTCGGCGGAGCCGGTGGCCGCACCTTGTTCATCTTGACGCACCACGCGCTGTATTCGGCCCGGCCTTGA
- a CDS encoding gluconokinase, with amino-acid sequence MSSPADQIDAQPFAVIVMGVSGCGKSTLGALLAAELNCPFLEGDSFHSDDAVEKMRGGRALTDEDRWPWLDRLGAAAAAAVAEHGVVVTACSALRKAYRDRLRAAIGDPVRFILLDNSRDQILARLANRPGHYMPPSLLDSQLATLERPLAEEGVLILETNAEPDALRDAALGWVRG; translated from the coding sequence TTGTCATCACCCGCCGATCAGATCGACGCACAACCTTTTGCCGTTATCGTCATGGGCGTCAGCGGCTGCGGCAAATCGACGCTCGGCGCGCTGCTGGCCGCCGAACTCAATTGCCCCTTCCTCGAAGGGGACAGCTTCCATTCGGACGATGCGGTGGAAAAGATGCGCGGCGGCCGCGCGCTGACCGACGAGGATCGCTGGCCCTGGCTCGACCGGCTGGGCGCCGCTGCCGCGGCGGCGGTTGCCGAACACGGCGTGGTCGTCACAGCCTGCTCGGCGCTGCGCAAGGCCTATCGCGACCGGCTCCGCGCCGCGATCGGCGATCCGGTGCGCTTCATCCTGCTCGACAACAGCCGCGACCAGATTCTCGCGCGCCTTGCCAACCGCCCCGGCCATTATATGCCGCCAAGCCTGCTCGACAGCCAGTTGGCGACGCTCGAACGGCCGCTGGCGGAAGAGGGGGTGCTGATCCTCGAGACCAATGCGGAGCCCGATGCGCTGCGCGATGCGGCGCTGGGATGGGTGCGGGGGTAG
- a CDS encoding FadR/GntR family transcriptional regulator, translating to MSQARLSDQVYAGIVEIIKAEALEVGARLPSEAGLAEMFGVSRAIVREALVRLAADGITEARRGAGSFVKSRPSDRLAAFMPLAELPTTLGSYEVRFVLEAEAARLAAIRRTAVEMAHVEEGLALLRAALLSSAPAHAEDMELHRRIAKATGNPAFLLVFDALRSDIERIMRAGVDISRSRPPEVIATMLGEHEVIVDAIRAQDPEGAALAMRWHLWEGRRRLMP from the coding sequence ATGAGCCAGGCGCGGCTTTCCGATCAGGTCTATGCCGGCATCGTCGAGATCATAAAGGCGGAGGCGCTGGAGGTCGGCGCGCGCCTGCCCTCCGAAGCGGGGCTGGCGGAGATGTTCGGCGTATCCCGCGCGATCGTCCGCGAGGCGCTGGTCCGCCTCGCCGCGGACGGCATCACCGAGGCGCGGCGCGGCGCCGGTTCCTTCGTCAAGAGCCGGCCGTCGGACCGGCTGGCCGCCTTCATGCCGCTCGCCGAACTGCCGACCACTTTGGGCAGCTATGAGGTGCGCTTCGTGCTTGAGGCGGAAGCGGCGCGCCTCGCCGCCATCCGCCGCACCGCGGTGGAGATGGCGCATGTCGAGGAAGGGCTGGCGCTGCTGCGCGCGGCCTTGCTCTCCAGCGCGCCGGCGCACGCGGAGGATATGGAATTGCACCGTCGCATCGCCAAGGCGACGGGCAATCCGGCCTTCCTGCTGGTGTTCGACGCGCTGCGATCGGACATCGAGCGGATCATGCGCGCCGGCGTCGACATCTCCCGATCCCGGCCGCCCGAAGTGATCGCGACGATGCTGGGCGAGCATGAAGTAATCGTCGATGCGATCCGCGCGCAGGATCCGGAAGGCGCGGCGCTCGCGATGCGCTGGCATTTGTGGGAAGGCCGGCGGCGGCTGATGCCGTAG